The Candidatus Tumulicola sp. genome contains a region encoding:
- a CDS encoding SCO family protein, protein MIAAIFALVSLLPVHGVVVQHAGANRAIVRTDTVQDTLPSGIRLVRIPNGMERLPADTGFDAMLDRSTAPWTLVEPVAAGPFAPGFPQPGRVIPVQLGSQLPRALLVDQNARPLQLQTAFIGRTTLLSFVFTRCPDRTLCPAISGKFAYLQAHLDPKRFALVEITLDPPYDSPQVLRRYGSAYGARDEMWSLLTGPGSTIVRLLDEFEVPSMRLAPDNFLHGDKLFIVTPQGRVGSIVDTASWDPQAALAEARSIAGMGSNPFERFKLSLLANVVAFCGGSQFAGIVMLELALFVIIVAVVAAGLWWVARVLWAK, encoded by the coding sequence GTGATCGCAGCGATTTTCGCGCTCGTGTCGTTGCTCCCGGTGCACGGCGTCGTAGTGCAGCACGCCGGCGCGAACCGCGCCATCGTACGAACCGATACGGTGCAAGATACGCTACCGAGCGGCATTCGGCTGGTTCGTATTCCAAATGGAATGGAGCGGCTACCGGCAGATACCGGGTTCGACGCGATGCTCGATCGATCGACCGCGCCCTGGACGCTCGTCGAACCAGTGGCGGCCGGCCCGTTTGCGCCCGGCTTTCCACAACCAGGCCGCGTGATTCCGGTGCAGCTCGGATCGCAGCTTCCGCGCGCGCTGCTGGTCGACCAAAACGCGCGACCGCTGCAGTTGCAAACGGCCTTTATCGGTCGAACGACGCTGCTGTCGTTCGTATTTACACGCTGTCCCGATCGAACGCTCTGTCCGGCAATCAGCGGCAAATTTGCATATCTGCAAGCGCACCTCGACCCAAAGCGCTTCGCATTGGTAGAAATAACGCTGGATCCGCCGTACGATTCCCCGCAAGTGCTGCGGCGGTATGGTTCCGCATACGGAGCACGCGACGAGATGTGGAGCTTGCTGACCGGACCGGGCTCGACTATCGTGCGATTGCTCGATGAGTTTGAAGTTCCGTCGATGCGTCTGGCTCCCGATAACTTCTTACATGGAGACAAGCTCTTTATCGTCACCCCGCAAGGACGCGTCGGATCGATCGTCGACACGGCGTCGTGGGACCCGCAAGCCGCGCTCGCCGAGGCGCGGTCGATCGCGGGCATGGGAAGTAACCCATTCGAGCGATTCAAACTGTCGCTACTGGCCAACGTAGTGGCTTTTTGCGGCGGCAGTCAGTTCGCGGGAATCGTCATGCTCGAGCTGGCGCTATTTGTCATCATCGTTGCCGTCGTCGCGGCCGGCCTTTGGTGGGTCGCCAGGGTGCTATGGGCTAAGTAG
- a CDS encoding sigma-70 family RNA polymerase sigma factor, producing MAASRRPDEAPSDEQTAFLESVVEQYGKATYNFALRLTENEADARDLTQDAFVRVYRAWRSFKPGTSFLSWIYRIVTNLHRDELRRHKGRYLVELPEENDSRALAGATLTETPIDDYVERQFSEPIARALDGLSTEQRRIVVLADIEECSYQEIATIVGCSVGTVRSRLHRARTQLRKLIDRHMKTST from the coding sequence ATGGCAGCATCCCGCAGGCCTGACGAGGCGCCGTCCGACGAACAGACGGCGTTTCTTGAAAGCGTCGTCGAGCAATACGGTAAGGCGACCTATAACTTCGCGTTGCGCCTGACGGAGAATGAAGCCGACGCACGGGATCTCACGCAGGACGCGTTCGTCCGAGTTTACCGGGCGTGGCGCAGCTTCAAACCCGGAACTTCGTTCCTCTCTTGGATCTACCGAATTGTAACGAATTTGCACCGCGACGAACTTCGGCGGCATAAAGGACGTTATCTGGTAGAACTTCCCGAGGAGAACGACTCCCGAGCACTGGCAGGAGCGACGCTGACCGAAACGCCTATCGACGATTACGTCGAGCGGCAGTTCAGCGAACCGATCGCTCGTGCGCTGGACGGGCTCTCCACGGAGCAGCGCCGGATCGTGGTCCTTGCGGATATCGAGGAGTGTAGTTATCAAGAAATCGCAACGATCGTCGGCTGTTCGGTGGGAACGGTCCGCTCCAGGCTTCACCGCGCTCGCACGCAATTGCGCAAACTGATCGACCGGCATATGAAGACCTCAACATGA
- a CDS encoding DUF4367 domain-containing protein, with protein MKRIAISAGLAAAAATLSISSASPARDPVDAIVYAASTAQAGLTYTGVVQSVVFGDEDGEAAVYRVEHRPPGLTERTYLSPSRLKGDVVLVRGTEGYFVDSKRRRVIETENDALRDPIDRDDNYTLIRQNYRADSHADETFDGRHVKVVGLVNRYTGSTTMLMRIDDSTKLVLDRQEYAPDGTLLSETRFQEVRYVASLPNADFQVPASYAVVHGPTFGVSTRNVSSVVRDAGFPARVPKTLAEGFCAVEGHDATVRSTATVHVLYSDGVRTVSIFENTAGSATPREGASSTRVGNNDGEYLERGRNTVLSWNDGTLHYTLVGDLSLDELKKLAASLTP; from the coding sequence ATGAAGCGAATCGCGATTTCTGCCGGTCTCGCCGCCGCAGCCGCAACGCTCTCGATTTCGTCGGCGTCACCCGCGCGCGACCCGGTTGATGCGATCGTGTACGCGGCATCGACCGCGCAGGCCGGACTGACGTATACCGGCGTCGTGCAGTCGGTCGTGTTCGGGGATGAAGACGGTGAGGCGGCGGTCTATCGCGTCGAACACCGGCCTCCAGGGCTCACCGAACGCACGTATTTGTCACCCTCACGCCTCAAGGGCGACGTCGTGCTGGTACGCGGAACCGAAGGCTACTTCGTCGATTCCAAGCGACGGCGCGTCATCGAAACTGAAAACGATGCGCTTCGCGACCCGATCGATCGCGACGATAATTACACGCTTATTCGTCAAAACTACCGCGCGGACTCGCATGCCGACGAGACGTTCGACGGCCGGCACGTCAAAGTTGTCGGACTCGTCAATCGCTATACCGGATCGACGACCATGCTTATGCGCATCGACGATTCGACCAAGCTCGTTCTCGACCGTCAGGAATATGCGCCGGACGGCACGCTGCTATCCGAGACGCGTTTTCAAGAGGTTCGCTACGTCGCCTCGCTGCCCAACGCCGATTTCCAAGTGCCGGCGAGTTACGCCGTCGTGCACGGTCCGACGTTCGGAGTTTCGACGAGAAACGTTTCGAGTGTCGTTCGCGATGCCGGCTTCCCAGCGCGCGTACCCAAAACGTTAGCCGAAGGATTCTGCGCCGTCGAAGGTCACGATGCGACGGTTCGTTCCACCGCGACGGTACACGTCTTGTACTCGGACGGCGTGCGAACCGTCTCGATCTTCGAGAACACTGCCGGCTCGGCAACCCCGCGCGAGGGCGCATCCTCGACGCGAGTCGGAAATAACGACGGCGAATATCTCGAGCGTGGACGAAATACGGTGCTTTCCTGGAATGACGGCACGCTGCACTACACCCTGGTCGGCGATCTCAGTCTGGACGAGCTCAAAAAGCTCGCTGCGTCGCTAACCCCGTAA